In Flavobacterium sp. 83, the genomic window TATTATTTTATCGGAGAAATCTTTCTCTTTTTTTATCGGCTTTCTTAATCTTTTACTCATACATCTTTTCTTATAGCGCATAAAATTACGAAATAGTTAATCGTTATCAATAAATGGCTAGCAGTTTTAAACAAAATATAACTTTATAGAATAGTTGTATCTTTATAAAAACAATTAAAATGGAAGATTTTCAAACTATTGCTATTTTCAATTACTCGCATGAAATTGTTGTTCTGAAGCACATTTTAGATCAAGAAGAAATTCCTTATTTTTTTGAAAATGAAATAACATTAGCTGTTGTTCCTTTTTACTCAAATGCTTTAGGCGGAATTAAGTTAAAAGTACACTTTAACGATTTTGAAAAGGTTCAGCAAATTTTAGATCATTTGAACAACAATCTAACCATCGTTTAATTCAATTTTTATTTTTTATTTTTTCAAAGTTGTCAACATATATTTAAATAAACAAAAAGAAAAATTAAATTTAAATTCTTTCTTGGTTGTTATTATAGTGTGTTAATAGCCGCAATAAATTTATTTTAAAAGGTATTGAAATGAAGTTTAAAGTTGTTATACCGACTTATTAACAATGCTATTTTAAGGTAAAAGATTAGTTTTAAAGAGTTTTTGAATTTTAATTAACAATGGTTAATAATTGAAATGGAATTGATTTTGTAAATAAGTACTTTTTTAAAATTTGTTAATAAACCCCTTTTTAATATTAATAACTATTCTAAAAATTCACCAAACAATATTTGGATTTCTAATGTGGGTTTTGGATTACTTATTTTTTGCTCACAACCAAAAAAAACTTCTAATTTTCTATCCAAAGTTATGAACAAGTTATGTTAATTTAAAGTTAACTGAATATCAAGCAATTGCGTTTTGCTATTAACAATGTAAAAAATTAACATTTTAAATATAAAATAGACATTGATTTACAGCAATTTATAGATTTATTAAAATTGTTGATAACCGTTAATCAAATAGTAATCTGATAGTTATAGAAGCTATGATTTACGTCGGTTTTTTATCGTTACTAAGGATTGAATTAATCTATTAAAGAAAGCGAAATTTAAATTCTACAAAACTAAATTTCTTTATTTAAATTTGCAGCATACAACTTAATATAGTAAAAATGAAAATATCCATAGGAAACGATCACGCTGGACCAGAATACAAAAAAGCAATTGTTGAAATGCTTAAAGCAAAAGGACACGAAGTAACTAATTACGGAACGGATTCAGCAGATAGCGTAGATTATCCTGATTTTGGCCATCCAGTAGCAAATGATGTTTCTGAAGGAAAAGCTGATTTAGGAATTGTTATTTGCGGAAGCGGAAACGGAATTTCTATGACGGTTAATAAACATCCAAAAGTACGTGCTGCTTTATGCTGGATTAAAGAAATAGCAATATTAGCACGTCAACACAATGATGCAAACATAATTAGTATCCCTGCCCGTTATACTTCAATTCCTCAAGCGGTTGAAATG contains:
- the rpiB gene encoding ribose 5-phosphate isomerase B translates to MKISIGNDHAGPEYKKAIVEMLKAKGHEVTNYGTDSADSVDYPDFGHPVANDVSEGKADLGIVICGSGNGISMTVNKHPKVRAALCWIKEIAILARQHNDANIISIPARYTSIPQAVEMVDAFLNTEFEGGRHQTRVDKISC